Within Plodia interpunctella isolate USDA-ARS_2022_Savannah chromosome 17, ilPloInte3.2, whole genome shotgun sequence, the genomic segment TTACCTGTTCTACGACACTTAGGTCTTTGAAGATATTCCAGTTTCTCTTCCCGTGCTTCGATCACGAAGATAATCACTAGTTGAAGCACGAaggcaatttaatttttttgattcACAGTAAGCACCAGCTACGTACTGGACCATGAGCAATTCTTCACGGATGTACTCCAAGAGACAATGTACGAATTGGAGCGCCGGGAGTGGTGTAACTTAAAAACTGACAACATTTACCAAACCATAAGGTCAGATCATAAGTCTGTCTTTTATATCCGTTGTCTAGTAGTATaacagtagtttgtagcttgtgagaaataacaataatttacgtgaaaaagtacctgtgaaaGACTAATTTCTGtttctaatttgaatttgaacaagaaagtgaagaaagtGGATTTTTGATGAACCACATTTCTAACAAACCACCCTCCCGATCAGAAATACTAACAACAAAGCCAAACATCTGATGAGCAATCTGCCTAGCTAGCTAACCGCCTATGTAGCAAAACGTCTAACTATAAAAAggtttatataacaaaacgcCTATTTAGGAAATCGACagttgcaataccaaatagattaatcaagattggttgataaacacgtGTTTTTAACTCTTTTAaattcttcactttcttgacaggcTGTTGTTCGTGATACTGTTCTAAGGCTAGATCCAGATACAACACACCACCATTAATACCATCACTCATCTGTGTCCACATTATGACTGTCTAATTTATCTTTTCCAGCGATTCCTTATATAACTTCTTCGTCAATGGCACCGTGATGTACCACAACGGCTTCCTCGTTTCCATCCAGAAGATTGACCTAACCAACATCCAAGGCTCGCTCTCATCAACGACTGACAGTGAAACCAATATAACGACTAACTTTGCCAATGTCCGTGGTAATTTAAATCTTCGTGATGTAAAGATCGGGTTTGATGTGGTCGTGACCTTACATAATGATGGAGTGGAATCTGTGCAGACGTATACTGGGATTTATAATCATGCTTTGGTGCAATATCAGCTTTCGGTATGTGCATatcctgttttttttttttaataatgaggAGAAAATAAATCAGGTTTTGTGTCGATCGAAGTCGATATCGACTTGTCGGTGAATGATTTCATCTCTTTCGTCATATTTTACTAAGTACAAAGAAATGCAAAACTTCTGCTTTCATGCACTCTTTGTAAGAGACAGAAAtagactataaataaatatataaggacaaattacacagattgagctagccccaaaataagttcgactGTGCCAACTACATTTTGATGGTAAAAGTCAATAAAAGGAGGTCGACTACTATGGTTACGCCTTTTGCCATAATTTATACGGCGGTAGTACCGATGTACCCAGGTTCGAAACCTACTTAGGTATGCCGTATGAGTATATAACCTGTCTTGTTTTTTACATAGACCACCACTCGCCTCCGGTGAAGtaaaacgtcgtgaggaaacctgaactCTAGTTGCATTAGCTAGTGTGTGATATTATGCTCCTCCATTAAAATTGCCAAGTAAATCATTGTGTGTTACATTTCACATAATGGACACAAATCTCAGCCATgagagttaaaaaaaataataattttatcggTTTTAGATTCAAAAGAACTTGAACACTGAAGCTATTTCGACGGGGTCTTCTCTGATGTCTCTGCAAGCAGGGTCTGGCGTCCGGATGATATACATGCCTTCAAATAATGTTACAGAGGCTCTTTCCAGAAGAGTAAGTCACCACGACCACATCTCCAGGACGATTCTTGCATTCTTATTGTCTCGCCCCCTTTTCTCTATTTTCCCGTCATAGGAACCATTTGGACATAACTTCACAGAAAGATAATTGCATTTGTTTCTTACctatacaaatttttaaaaaatcttttacctATTTTCTGCGGTAGTTAAGTTCCAACATCTGCTTAATTTGTTTCAGTGGGTGCCTAGCAACAACTGGAACGGCGTCGGGCGCTGGGGTTCAGGCCACATGGCGCCGATCGTCGAAGAAATTGTCACAACTCGCATTCCTTTCCCCGGCATTTGTATTGGATGTTACGCGTagtctatttaatttatactcgcctacctacctatattctAAGTATGTAtagtgtacctacctaagtaggtacttaataaaaaataaataatacatatatcttttatttccTAGTACCTAGTCTACAAATGTCTGTGTCTTTATGATATTGACTACAAAGTGACTTTATGATATTAAGGCATTTTAGCTATTTATGgtcatttttttcaatttgaacTTATTAGACAAATTCGCAAAGGTTTAACGAATGTAGCGcgttttttaaatctattattatgGTACTTATATATGAACAATTTGAGGTACTTTCCGAAAACCATACATAAAGCTTAGCGCAGATGgggctactggtacaactaaaatacacatacattacCAATGGAGgtaaaaagcgccaattttcaatattgttgcagatttacgaccaaaaataccttctacgcaattgTGGTgagagtttaaaggaaaaaggaaggatttagtggattatcctaaaaacaataacactattttaggttatgttctgcattatttggtcaactgtgatcataaattgatataaacttgattttgactgaagatcttacctatATGAGGTccatatttttacttactctaaaataaacgttttaatcgacatagcaaaaggtggaaaagcttttgtgtacctaacatacagtgctgtactctggcgggataaatgtgcagtaatactctcTATTAGTAAAGTAGACACCAACTTATTAAATCCACAGTTCTAtgcgatttaaaaaaaatctcaaacaGGACCGTCACTGTTATCTACCACAGGTCAGGGCCAATGTCAAAGTCATTTTGACATTATTTGACACAAGTCGCATGCATTTGACGTTCGAtgaattgaaatgttttgtgtttttggcggtgtgtgttttattttccGCAAAATATAGCTGATAAAGTAAAAAGCCTTTTTTACTGGAAACTAGTCATTTAATGTGAATGTTGAGATTATGATAATATCCTGACACAATAATGGGTGACGAGACGCCAGAGGAGcgacaaaataatgaattcgAGGCATTACAGGTTAGCAGCATATTTTTAGATCTACCTAATGTAAACTATTGTaactttacattattattgcaCGATTTTTTTGGGAACACgtgtgtttataaatataacagtaCCTACATTATATTTTCGTCCCAGTAGTTTTCTGAAATTCATAAAATCTGAATGAAGTATGTTTTTGCtaaaattattagtatatttcagtaataataattaatatttctagtgtgtgtgtgtgtgtgtgtgtttctaGAAGTACGTTATATTGATATGAATCCTACTGTTGGAGTATTCATAAGTACTATAAGTTATGTTTGTagaaatacctactaatattataaatgcgaaactttgtgagcttgtatgtatgttactctttcacgtgaTATCTTGTGTGCGTAGCCAGTGTCAATTGGTTACATCTAGGTTTATCATGCTTATCTTCAGCTAGAACATggaactataataaaatgatctaAGAAATTATGCAAATTTACAGGCAATATATGGAGAGCTGGTTGAAGACAAACGTGAGCCCACGGCTTGGAAGGTCTGGCGACCAAATGACTTTCTGTTAAGCCTGTATCCATTGCACAATTCGTCTATGCCCGATGTCCATTGCTCCATCACTCTGCGCTTCAAGTGCTGTCATAATTACCCTGATAagtatgtattgatttttttatctctatCTTTACATAGATAATGGGCAAACTATAATTATActgactatatttttatttgttatcttatttttcttttcatcaaTAACAACTTATTAACATAAGTTGTAAAAATTTTGTCGTAAAAAGTAACATTAGTtacaaagtttttatattactttaaaattacatacaggTAATTGTAAAGTAATACTAACATCTAATAATGAGAAGAACCTAGCTAAACCCTGTCCCTCTTTAACAATCATGTAGATACACAAGAGGAAAATTAGCTAGCAAACATGTTTTCTTTTACTACCAGACAAGCATAGTAAcccataaaaatatgattgtaatgaagatatatttttatgatacatATTGGTATCAAATCTGATGATATGAAGCCTGGTTCCCATTCAATTAGTATTAAGTgcaataatacaatacaatactataCAAGCAAtaagcaatctcttccagaAATCTCtccaaaacaaaaagaaattactCACTCCTGTTAACAATTTTCCAGGCCTccaaaaattgaaatatcaaaaatgaAAGGGCTGTCTGCGGAAAATGCGGAGAAGCTCCTAGCAGAGCTTGGCAGTATGGCGTCGGAGAAGTGCGGGGAAGTTATGATCTTTGAGCTGGCGCAACATGTCCAGGtgagatttttcaaaaatataatatttgatacaagtttttatattattgcattcaacATGTGAAAAAAACATCCTAATCCAAGGAATCCCTGTTGGTAGCCGATCCTGAGTCctaaataaattcatgtatataattatacattgtcatccaaactaagcATAATATGTGCACAGAATATCAGTTCAATCGGTTTAAGATATTTACaaccaaatttatttgtaagaatgaaaattatacctacttcaatacttttgtattgaagtataatttatgtagcAGCTCAAATTGAATAGAAcctaaaatcaattaaaattttctgatGAACTTTGCTCTGTTGGCAGCAATTCCTTCATGACCACAATAAGCCCACTCTCTCCTTCTATGACGAAATGGTGAAACAAAACACAGAGAAAGAGAAATTGAAGCAACATGACATGGAAATTAAAGAAAAGGAAGAAGTAAGTTATTATTACTGTTTTCTTGAGGAATTATTGATTATCGTCTGTCGTCATCTCATAGTTAGCTTCTAGTATTCCAATAATGGACAGAGCTTCTATCATTCTCTTTGCTTATAATAGTGGCTATAACCCTTGttttcaaagacaaagatcatttatttataaaaacgtgagtgtacattatttacaatgtggtgttaaaagaaaacttaatcctGCATGTTTCACCAGCTATATGGGTaccaagtttatttttaaattattcagatTTAATTGGAGAGAATGCTATCAtgccacaaaataaaaatatttatttacactattatcattttatctgAATTTGtcgttaaaataattgtttaaattataatgtttatcaataaactgagattaaagatttaaatttatttaaatctttatattgttgGGGAACTTagacagtttaaaaataataaataaattatagcaaTAAATTGCAAAAACACGAGTTTACTGATGTAAACttaacaatttcataaaaaaattttaagttctCAAAAGAACTCAAAAGgtatgttttgaatttttgaatttctgATATCCTTTTGCATCTCATTCATCATGTTTCAGAGGAAAAAGATAAAGGAGGAGATACATAGACGACAAGAGATGCTGCGATGTGCGGGCAGACAGCGGGTGCACAGAACGAGTTTGTCTCAAGAGGACAGTATCGAGGGTCACGGAGACGCACCCGAATTAGTATAGTATGTACTTCTTGGTGTCTCGATGacactttaaatatatttttttaatttttagtacttATGTGCAGGCAACGAATTCATCGAACATTCGTCCTTGTTATCGCGGATtgttttaagatttaattattataatgccaCTAGCTGTTGTCAACGGCTCTGCCCGCGGCAAAAAATAGCAAGTCACTCGCCAGCTCTCCTAAAACCATCTCAATcttagtactttttatcctggaATTCCCAATGAAGCGGAGCCCCGGACTGCAGCTGGTAATTTAtggctaatttaaaaatatttatgtgatttgttttttttttaacagctATGCTGATGATAAGATGTCTCCGGCCAAGAAAGTGGTTCGCAAGCGACCAAAAGACGTGGCGTGCACGTGCAATCTAAAATGTGCACAAGTTCTCAGGATAACGCAGAAGAACCACAAGAAAGTTTACATAGGAAATTGTTTAGGTAAATTATTCtaagggtccaaggttttgAGCATCtccctctcatctgagcgtttttctgGTTACTTTCGCAGTCgttgagtgtcggagcccTTGGTCCGTTTTCCTACTGTTGCGTCTcaacttcgcacggtcgttgGCATCCCTAgatgtcagaccattgtcacgcatatcatccttgacgatatCAAGCCAGCACATCTTgagtttgccccttctgccaggaccAGGAGGGACGGGCATAGCCAAACATTTGCTCTTACGTACTAATTTTCGTGGCCGTACCAGCGGTGATGGCACTCCTGGTCTGGAGTTGGTCGGACATAAAGACTGCCGTGAATGCACAAGGCCATCGCcctttatatcaaaattagcttttgcccacatcttcatatgtgagtaaaaattcgtttcccatgggaatttcaggaaatcccttcttagtgctcccctacactgtccaaGGCTGCGTAGGCTACAcatcaaatttcagctttctacgcccagtattTTCGGCCGtgtgttgtctgtcagtcagtcaaaCACTCAGTAATACACgagttttatatagataacttattttatgtaaaacaaataaaatcgatTCTCTTCTCATATCTCATTTGCAGGTCATTCTTCAAATGGGTCAACAAGCTACCTAGCGATAGAAGACGAAACGGGAGAACCACTAGTATCCAAAAAATGGTCCATCCCCACTCCGGACTTCCAATCGTGGCATCGGCTACTCTCATCGCTTCAACAAGATCTGAAATCAATGTGTCGGTTAAAACATTCAAACTTAGTGCCATACATAGCCATGGAAACATGCAAAGAAAGTCAAAGTGGACGGACGGCTGGCCAatctgtttatatatttagaaattttattctaGGCAGTtccttgaaatatttattagataagtGCAAAAATAGTGATATATACGAAACGTTAAGACTAGTGAGGCATGTAGGCGTGGGTGTGTTTAGTGCGTTAAGTGAATTGCATAGTGCAGACGTAGTGCATAAAGATGTGAGAAGTGAGAACGTTTTTCTGGACGTTTTCGGAGCGGTCAAGTTGGTCGGTGCTAGTTTGGACAGCTGGCTGGCTGAAATGCTCGATGGCGATAGCTTTTGTGACAAGTAAgagttttatgtattaaaatataatatacttgcGGCCTGTCTGGCTTCTGGCTTTGGTCAgataaaatcacaataaaaaagtagctttTATGTTATTCCTGaactctgtgccaaatttcttAATCGGTCCattagttttgagtttatacattacaaacaaaataacaaaaatagagATTATCTATCAATATTTTCGCTAAAAATTAGTTTGAATGTAGATCGGCATATTATCATTATCCGTACTTCATGAATAGACTGAAATGTGACTCTTAGaactaaacaataataataataattagccTTCTGTTACTGTGCTTAGATCAAGTTACGACTGAAAATTTTTCTCATTAAATATCTCTGAGCTCAGTGTGCCTTTTGGCAAAGGTTCAACTGCCTCCACTGGTCTCTGTCTAAAGCCACTCTTGTCCAGTTAGATCCCAATGTTAGGCTTAGCTCGTCTTTCCACCGTGTTATAGGAACTATACAATAACTAAAACCTTAATCACACATCATAACTGCGTATAGCCATAAAGGCTGATCACAAATTCTGTTACTATTCtactgtttaattaattaagattttacatgACTATGAAGTTGCTGGCacatctgctagaaaagaaCTCctgataaaattttctttcacataaaaaaactagatctAAATCGGTTGACCTAGGCGCCAAAGACTgacatacaaatacacaaaacttttaaaatttataacttcCCTCCGTCTGCAGATaacatgtatatgtatgtttctgttttacagacagacgcgtgCGCAAGACATATTCGCGGCGGGTCATCTGTTACTGTCCATGTTGTGCCAGGAGAAAACTACTCATGAAATACCCCCTGAGTTGCCCAGCGCAGCTAAAGACTTCTTTTCTAGGTAAATATGtttaactagctgttgcccgtggcttcgaccgcgtaaattttccacgtaaatttgaagtaatttaaagcggtggtggttcaGTGAAGTTAAGTCCGTCCGCCTGAGATCCAAacatcccaggttcgaatactatagcaaaaatatattcgaaGTTTCAAATCTTTTtccttcaaaattgtatgtaaaaaataacttatttcttttgttttgtggaACAGTGTTTGTCATGTTTTGTCTACACACATTGAGGCCTACCTAACATATttgtaatctatactattattataaagaggtaagcgtttgtgagattgtttgtttgaggcgggtaatctccgaaactaccgaacctatttcaaaaattctttcaccattaaaaaggtacattatccaagactgctataggctattatatattttatctcaaaatttccacggttCCGCGAACTAGTGGCTTTGTTGAACTAGTGcttatgtttcatgaaaaaaagGGGTATTTTGACATAATGTCAACGACatcctcggtggcgcagtagtaaagtgcctgcctctgaaccgagaggtcccgggttcgatccccgttcGGGTCATgctggaaaatgatctttttcagatcggcccgggtcttggatgtttatctatatatgtatttgttataaaatatagtatatattatttgtttatcaacaacaaaacaaaacaaattatatataatttgtttatcttATCAATATATGTTTAGCCGTTTCGTTttacatactatatatatatatggaaaaattacacagattgagctagcctcaaagtaagtttcGATTACTTCCGATAGATGTCTAACAGAAGACGAGCATTCCCAGTGGTCGGCGGAACAGCTCATGAATCATGGTTTCCTGGTAGACGCGCCGGTGAAACAAATTGGTGGCAAGAGGAAAGACGATGGCGGCAGCGGGTCTGATGTGAGTAAACTCATtaatatgtggccgtccaaaggaaaagggaccttatggcgcccggcacttacgccattattgctgttgttttgtatttgaacaacggcaataaataCCTGCCACATGTCAATATAGACAATATAGACATTCAATCTACTATTAATAAGTAGACAGAGCCATGAATTGTGGTCCAAGAAGACTATGTTTAgctgattaaattaaatagtgatAAGTTTTAAGTCAATGGAAACAGGTGTgatattaacaaatttaataaatataatatgaatatatataaatataaattaaatataataaattctgtgtctgtgtccatagcgggccgttgagtgttgtccacaCTAACGGCCCGCTCAATCAGCTaaaaccgcagacaaatatttgtgataaaaattacaaatatttgcccgcacCTAGCAGCCCGCCCGCTTAATGGTGACCACTACGTTACCGAGGTcatcaatttgtatgtatgtgtatatgcaAGCCTATCGcttatgagaagaatctccagtGTTTTACTATCTACTTGAACGTAGCAGTCAtgttatgtgttttttttgcTCCCAGACTTGCATGGAAATAATGTTTCAACACGCTAGGAGTGTTTTCAGTTATCAACACGCTATGAGTATTTTCAGTAATTAACACGCTAGGAGTGctttcaataacaaaaaaagtgtCAGTCTCGatatacaaaacaacaaattaaatataattttaggatGAGGATGCAGTAAAAAAGATCCGTAATTTAGGCCCGGCCATTAACGGCCACTCGCGCTTGGCCGACGAGTTTGAAGTGCTGGCCTGGCTGGGACAAGGCGCCTTCGGAGATGTCTTGAAGGTAAGCGTTCACCCTTCGAGTGCGCCTGCGCGGATCTGCGcaataatgtattgtttaaCTATTATGTCGTATGTTCTgttgtgttttttataaatatttttttgttattaacaaaaaaaaaaatttctttaaattatgcTATACTAGATAAAGGAATTGGAATGGAAAtggaattaattataaattagaataCTGGTGtgttttctattaatatttttttatttattaacaaagaaatatttctaCAAATTATACTAGTTAAACGAATTACTTAATTagaaagtaatataattttctattggACACAGTTACCAAATCGAAAAGGGTGGCCATAAAAATCCGTCTAGTCaattttgataacattaaCTGGAAAACTATTACTTACTATTAAAATCTTGTCCCGGAGCAAGTTGCATTTcgttaagtaaaaaaatcttacttgGTCTGCCTCCACCTCAAAAGTGGGagtcccagcagtgggacacatcattcaaggttaaaaaaaatacatatttgtccATAAACAGGTGAAGAACAAACTAGACGGCGGATTATACGCGATAAAACGTATCAAACTTAACCCGGAAAGCGTCCAGTTAAACAAGAAGATAACTCGCGAAGTTAAACTACTGTCTCGTTTGAACCACGAAAATGTGGTGAGGTACTACAACGCGTGGATTGAGTCCACCACACAGCCGGTAGAGGGCGACACTCCGGTCACTTGCAGTGAAAAGGCCGCTACTAGGTAACtaacataaatatagttatattttactgaaaatataCGTTCTAGGaattaaatagaaacaaattaaggtaaaaaattatgttttgacaTGATTCAAATATTTCGTATATCATTAATATCGAGTGTTGTAGCTAACATTtgcgtcagattttattcaagtcgcctgaaggcatctgacatgacttaccTACTGCCGTCtagtgacatttttatttatgcacgatttagtaattttaattaacgtaAAATTTGTCgtgctttttgactccaagaAATGTGACGTCATcagttatttttgtcatacaagccccatctatactattattataaagaggtaagcgtttgtgagtttgtatgtttgaggtaaTCTCCTGTAATCCTCCTTGTAATCTCctaaactaccgaaccgattacaaaaattctttcaccattggaaaggtacattatccaagactgctataggctatattttatctcaaaattccaaaaTCACAGCAGCGAGGCCCCGGGCAACGTCgggtattttataatatgatttgATTGCAACTACACTATCATAAAGATTTTCTTACTGATGATCAAAATCATTGTTCCAAGGAAGAAACCGGACAGCCTGGAGGACATAGTGGCGAAACTCGGACAAGAGGTCAAAGTGGAGTGGTCCATGTGCGACCCCTCGATACAGAAGAGGCACTCTTCGTCGGACAGCGAGGAAGAAGACGACGATGATGAAGCATTGCCTCTGTTCAATATCAGGTGAGATTCTGTAAGAAATCCAATACTAGGCTTAGGGCCTATTTACCGTTTGCTGATGAAGTATTCGATGGCCTAAATGTAATATATCTAACAGATGGTGTGTGTTGTTGTACAATACTTgtagtagcgccatctactttataaagcggtATTAACTTTCAGAATGTTTAACTAAATCCTACCGGAATTGCGggctttcgggataaaaagtaggtatCCTAAGTTTTAATCTaaggtatcagctacctcaataccaaatttcataaaaatggcCTAGTCCTTTGAGCGTGAAGGAGTAGCAAACATACTGACAAACTTtgatctttataatattattagtggTATAAATTAAGgacgatttttttatagtccTGAAGATGAATCGAGTAGCGGTATCGAATTCGCATCCGATTCGGAAAACAAATCGGAAACCTTACCATCGGAACTTCTATCTGCCAGTCCAAGACCACCTTCCACGAGGTTAAATCAAGTATGTTGataatcttaaattatttatctatctatctatctctctctctttttgtCGTGTGTTTCTAGTTACATTTGATTTCTGTGAGGCTGCGAAGCcatcatgaaaaaaaaataaagcttgaattttgaagattattaGCTATGATTTTACCGGCTGCCAGCCTGACGActaccctctttgggaatataattatactctATCGCTGCTAAGGCtaatgtcccttagtcgcctcgtacgacaacGACATGAGTGGTAACACATGCCACAAAACTTGATTCACCAAATTGGCATTAAGTGCAGATTTAATTCTAAAAGAAATCTACCACACAACTTTcggaaaatagtaaaaaataagttgaaaatAGAAGATCGTTAgacaagatttttaaatttccaacCAGGTGTTATACATCCAAATGGAGTTCTGTGAGAAAAACACCCTCCGCCAAGCCATAGACAACGGCCTCTACCAGGAGCACTTCCGTGCGTGGCGCCTCTTCAGGGAGATCGTGGAGGGACTGGCCCACGTCCACCAAAGAGGCATGATACACAGGGACCTGAAGCCTGTCAACATATTCTTGGACTCCAACGATCATGTCAAGATTGGGGATTTTGGACTCGCGACGAAAGCTTTCACCGCTTTGGTTGATGgtaggaatatatatattccataCTTCCATTTCATATACTACCATACTAATTCTATAAACAgaaacaatttgtatttttgttttttttttgtagtttgtaatgaataaactcaaaaagtaatGTACtgatttttacgaaatttggcacagaggcagacgaaaccttcaggagggACATagtctactttttattatggttttacccgagcgaagcagggatgggcagctagtataaaataatagtataagtaTAGGAGGTCACGTAGGGTCgtagatgatgatgatgagaaataaattattccttAGGACTTTTattctccctctctctctatcCCGTTCACTCAAATGCATCCTGATACGCGAGGATTCCTCACACTGattgcattaattttatacctaatttgaatttattatatacaagcTTCTGACGGGATTTCCCACGGagacagttatttttccggggtgaaaggtaccctatatcctccgtacttcaaactatataaatttcaagaagattggttaagtagatattaATAAGGATAGAagcttgtatttttgtttatttctatgaGTACGTTTTTGACGCCTGTCAAATTAGACTCGTGTTTTTAATTGCTGGTGTTCCATTGGCCAAcacgtaatattttattttattacagaaaaagTAAAGCCAGAAGAAATCAGTGGATCGTTAACTGGACAGGtaattttcacacaaaaaaacaCAAGACACATTGTCTATACAATGTgtcttgtgttttttttttttttctaacattCACATCATACTATAATTGCTCGCTAAATTTGATAACTGAGTTTTTATGCTAATTgggatgaaaaatatatttacttaagttTTAATCATCAACACATAGACAacacagacaaaaataaaacagtgtcgcttcccgctgcctgtctgtccctatgtatgcttggatctttaaaactatacaacgtattttgatgcgggttttttaaagaaatagtgcgattcctgaggaaggttcaggtgtataatttattatggttatacCCAAGCGAAGCAAACGGGCCCCTAGTTCActataagtattatagttattttccATCTCATGTTCGATAAGTAGGTCCTTATT encodes:
- the LOC128677218 gene encoding uncharacterized protein LOC128677218, whose protein sequence is MLKSSVVFFSVCVVLVSGQNWVSTSYVLDHEQFFTDVLQETMYELERREWCNLKTDNIYQTISDSLYNFFVNGTVMYHNGFLVSIQKIDLTNIQGSLSSTTDSETNITTNFANVRGNLNLRDVKIGFDVVVTLHNDGVESVQTYTGIYNHALVQYQLSIQKNLNTEAISTGSSLMSLQAGSGVRMIYMPSNNVTEALSRRWVPSNNWNGVGRWGSGHMAPIVEEIVTTRIPFPGICIGCYA